A stretch of DNA from Nonlabens ponticola:
ATGAATAAAGGTAAAATTGAGGAAATTCAAGAGGCCGATGCACTGTTTGCAAAGCCTACTTCAACTTATACTAGAAAATTAATTGATTCTATACTGCACTAACGCTTCTCTAAAAAGCGAAAAACGTACGGTTTACTAATTGAACGACACCTTTCACTAGGGTGTAAGTAGCATTGATATTCTTAACGATAACTTTCATAAGGGGACAATTGAGATATAAATATCTTAATAAACTCCCAATAAACAGCTAATCGACATCATAAAATCGATGAAATACACTAAAATACTTTCTATTTTGTTAATTAGAAGTGTAAGCCTTTTTTCTGCTCATCCTTAAGATGATCTAGATATAGTATGCCTCGCAAATGATCTACCTCGTGCTGCACAACGACCGCAGTAAAATCTGTGATGCTTTCTACGATATTTGTTTGTTCCAGATTATCATATTTCACTAGAACCGTTTTTGCTCTCATGGTTAAGGTATCTGTCCGATTAGGTATGGAGAGGCAACCTTCACGACAATCTTGTTTCTCATCAGAATAATTGGTGATTACAGGATTAATAAACACCTCAAAAGGATAACCTTCTTTATCAAATCGCTGTACCCAAACCACGTTTTTCAAAATACCTACTTGTGGTGCGGCAATGCCAGCTCCTAGCGACATACTATCACGCACGGTGGCATACATTCTATCGATAAGCTGAACCAGCACCTTATCATTAGGATCTGGTTTTACATAACTACTCTGCTGGCGTAGAAGCAAGGAATCAGACTCGTTGGTAATTTTAAAGACACGCATGGGCGTTGTTGACGGTGCCTGCATAATCAGTTCCTGCTGCTGATTAGTAAATACATCACTACCCACTTGAGATTGGGAGGCGCACGCGGCTACTAGAATCAATACAAAAACCGAAATACTTTTAAAAAATGATGAATGCATGAGCCTATTGTTTTGGTGACCTCGCCGGTAGCTCGATCATATTATTATCGCCCACTTTTACCATACTATTTCCAGTAATGGTGATTGTTCCTGCGGTAAAGTCATCATCATTTGCCTCGAAAATGTTGTCCACATACTTCTGTGGATTGCGATCAATGTATGGAAACCAGGTGCTGTGTATTTGTATCATGATGCGATGACCTTTCTTAAAAGTGTGCAACACATCTTGCAACGCAAAATTTACTTGAGTCTTCTTGCCTTTTTCAAATGGCTCTGGAGTCACAAAACTATTTCTAAAACGTCCTCTAAATGTTTCTGCGCGTACTAGTTGTTGATAACCAGCAAGCGTGATATGCTCTGGTGTTTGTGGATCGTTTTTCATATCATTCGGATAGACATCAATGACTTTGACAATGAAATCTGCGTCATCAATATCCTTTAATATGACTTCAAGATTTGCTTGAATCTCGCCGGATAATCGCTGGTCGTCCTCTAGAATATCTGTAGTAAAAGTAAGTACATCAGGTCGACGTGAGGCATGACGTTGATCGTCTGTCATATAAGCTCGTGGTGTAAAAGTCACTGGCGTCACCTCACTGCGAAATGGTACTGGTTTCATAGGATCACTGACATAAGAAAACATGGCATCTTCTTCTACTTCTTCATTGATGGTGAGCTCACCATTTTCTTTAAACCCAAACACGATCTCGTCTTGCTCAGGCGGCCATTTCTCAAATTGCTCCCATTGCTTGAGACCTGTGTCAAACATGTAGGCTTCTGGTAACTTTGGATTCTTTTTACCCTTTAAGTGGTGCTCAAAGAACGGTGTCTCAATCTGCTTTTGATAAAAGGTTGACATGCTGTCGCCGTAATAAATATGGTTTACCATTTGAGCGCCGCGCTCGCGTGCCCAATTACCATGGCTCCACGGTCCCATGACGATGGTGTTGTTTTTATTTTTTGGGTTGTAACGCTCTACATTCTTATAGATCGTTAGTGGCCCATACAAATCCTCTGCATCAAACCAGCCGCCTACGGTCATCACAGCATGATCGACATCAGTTAGATGGTTGACAATGGCACGCTTCTGCCAGAATTCGTCATAATTAGGATGTGTGGCAACGTCTTTCCAGAAAAAGTTGTCTGGAAAAATTTCTTCGGTTACTGTTTTGAGACTTCCTAAACCTAAGTTGAATTGATACGAGTCTTTCAAGTTACCGGCAGCTCTCATGGCATCCCATTTATCTGCATACCAGCTTGTGGTAGTAGGTTCTGTCTGGTGACCAAAAACTGGATATGCCATCAAATAACTTTGCAACGTGGCACCATTGTGATGAAAATCATCGAAGAAAAAATCACCAATAGGTGCCTGTGGAGATGACGCGACTAGCGCTGGATGAGCCTCAGGCAATGCGGCAGCCGTGTAAAAACCTGGATAGGAAATACCCCATTGACCTACCTTACCGTTAGTTCCTTTTACGTTTTTGAGCAGCCACTCAATCGTGTCATATGTGTCTGAGCTCTCGTCTATATCTTTTTTATTCTTGACATTGTTGCCTGGAATGTGTGGTCGCATGTTATCAAAATCACCTTCACTCATCCATCTACCACGCACGTCTTGATAAACAAATATGTAGCCATCTTCCATCATATACTTATTGGGTCCTAAGGATGTCTTGTATTCATCGTCTCCATAGGGTGCGACGCTGTAACAAGTGCGCTGCAACATCATTGGATATTGTTGTGAAGTATCCTTAGGCGCATAGACCACCGTGTAAAGTTTGACACCATCGCGCATGGGAATCATGTGGACTTGCTTAGTATAATTTTCAGTTACATAGGTTTGTTGGGATTGCGCTTTCGCGAAAGCGTAACCCATAACAATCAATAAACACGTGACAAGATTTTTCATAAGAGTATTTTATCGTGCACTAAAGATACAGGATGTATATAAAAAAGCCTCTCTTAACGAAAGGCTTTGATCACTGTAGAGCAGCTCTCCTGCGCGGCATCATATGTGCCAGCATGAGTAATACTTTGTTTTACTATCGCTTGATGAGTTTGCGTGTTGCACTGTTGCCACCAGATGTTATGGTCATAAAATACATACCAGTCGCCATGTCCTCAAGGTTGACTGTACTGTTTTTATTAGCGCCTGCATCTTGTTGCAACACCATTTTACCCGTCAAGTCATGTACTGTGATGCTGTAATCAGCATCTGATTTCCAATTGATGTTGAAAATACCACTACTAGGATTAGGAAAAATTGCAAAATCGACGCTCGTCTCGCTTGCATTGTTAAGTGTTCCTGTCACTTTGAGGTTATCAAGAATTACACCTTCATTATTTACCGATTGATCAGACTCAAATACAAACCTAAAAACAACATCCTGTTGTCCAGCAAGATTTCTCAATGAGGTGGCATAGGGCTTCATCTCACTATCAGTTCCAGTCCACTGTCCACCTGGACAATTGAAACAGTTGCTACCATCCGGGCCACGATCTGAATTATACCAGGTCTCACTACTAGCATCGCCTAACAATGACCAGTTAGCACCATGATCAATAGAATATTCTACATACATCACGTCCCAATTCTCCTCAAGGTCATACGCCATATCAAATTCTAGTACGAGATTACTAGCATTTGAGAAGTTGTAACAACCTGTATATAGAAATGATTTAGTAAGATCTGGATAGTTACCGTTTAAGTTGGTACCATAAACTTGACGCCCACTTTCTGCATCCTTGAGAATGGATCCATTAGGAACGCCACGTTCCCATAATGATTCATTGCCTCTTGAGTTGACGCTTACCAGAGAACGCTGTTCAAACTCATAAGTGTCGCCTATGCGGCTGCCTTGATTTTGTATAAACTGACGCTCTTTAAAGTTGTTTCCTAGAAATGCGTCACCATCTGTAGAGACTTCAACCCTTACCATATAGCTACCTGGTGGCAGATTTAATTCGGACAGTATAATCTCTTGCTGTTGTCCAGCAACTATTGACATATCAAAGTTTTGAGCGATGATGTCGTTTCCTATCGTACGTGTAATCGTGAAATTATCAATGTCCTGAAGACCATTATTAGACACTTGAAGTCTCAACCCTAAATCCGTGCAGTCAATTTTACCAGTCGTACTTTCTACTGACTGCAAGCTCAAGTCCATTTGAGGACTAACTGGAGTTACAGCCGTTTGCCAGATACCACGACCATAGGTAGCGGCTGTCAATATTTGATCTACTGGATTGATCTCAAGATCTGTAACACTCACATTAGGCAGGTTGTTGGCAAATTTGCTCCACGTTCCTGCAACGCTATCATACTTGTACACGCCTATAGTAGTTCCTAGGAACAAGGCATCATCTGCACTATTGATATGGTGAGCTATCGTGTTTTTACCTATTTGCGGCAGGTTAGAAGTGATGTCAGTAAATGTCATACCCATATCATCGCTGCGCATCACCTGACCTATTGAATAGGCTGTTGAAACATAAACTGTATTATCATTATTGTTGTTCACTTCAATCGCAGTTATTGGGCCTGGCATTTCTACCAACCAGGTGAAGTTCACACCAGCATCCACACTACGGAATAATTGACGATCATAAGCGACGTAGATGATATCATCGTTAATTGGATTAATCTCAATTACAGACAGGTTCTCTGCGAAAGCATTTGACTGAGCTACAAACTGCCCTTGCTCTACTTTATATAGACTCTTGTAACCTGCATAGATATCACCTTTGGAATTAGTTTTAAGCGGCGTAATCCAATTACCTTGTTCAGGGCCAGCTATAGCACTATATGTCTCACCAGAATTTGAAGTAACATACAAACCACCACCAAATTGACTGAAACCATATCTAACGTTTGAATCTAGTGGGCTCACACCAGCTTCCATACCATCTGCACCATGGTAGTTTTTCCAGGTCCCATTACTACTGGTGTAACCACCATTATCCTGTAGGCCACCGGCCATGTTAGAGCTACTGTCAGACCCAACTGCAACACGATAGAATTGACCTATTTGCAATCCTGCTGTAAGATCAGTAAATGATCTACCATTGTTAGTGCTGCGGTAGATACCGCCATCAGACATAACGTAAAGCTCACCATCAAATTCACGTATTTGGTGAATATCAGCATGCGTGTAAGTTGATGAGGCTGGATTATTCCAGGTATTGATTCTATCAAATGATCGACCACCATTAGATGATTTCCAGACATTTAAACAACCTGTGTATACTACATCTTCATCAGTTTGCGATACCTCAAGAGCTAGATCATACCAGCCTTGAGTGCTTTCTAGGATATCAGTACCGTCATCAGTTCTAGAAAAAGTAGATCCAGCATTTCTAGACTTGTAAAGACCTGCTAGAGAACCATTATTAGTGATTGCGAGCAAGTAAACCCTGTTAGCATCTGCTGCCGTTACACCTATGACGATTCTTGAGATTCCTGTAGCTGGTAAACCGCTTGTAATCTGGGTAAAGGTTGAACCACCGTCCATGGATCTATAAAAGGCGCTGTTAGTAGCTAAGTAGATCATATCTGGATTTGAAGGGTTGAGCTTCACATCCTTGATGTTGCCATTGAAGGTTTTGGTTACTGTTGTTCCTGCATTATTAGAAACATAAAACCCACGACTACTTGCGATCAATATTTTTCTAGAATTGGTTGGATCAATATATACCTCGCTTATTCTAGCATCGTATCCAGTAAAAGAAAGACCTGTCTCATTAAACGTCTCACCACCATCAGTAGATTTAAGCAAGCCT
This window harbors:
- the def gene encoding peptide deformylase translates to MHSSFFKSISVFVLILVAACASQSQVGSDVFTNQQQELIMQAPSTTPMRVFKITNESDSLLLRQQSSYVKPDPNDKVLVQLIDRMYATVRDSMSLGAGIAAPQVGILKNVVWVQRFDKEGYPFEVFINPVITNYSDEKQDCREGCLSIPNRTDTLTMRAKTVLVKYDNLEQTNIVESITDFTAVVVQHEVDHLRGILYLDHLKDEQKKGLHF
- a CDS encoding CocE/NonD family hydrolase → MKNLVTCLLIVMGYAFAKAQSQQTYVTENYTKQVHMIPMRDGVKLYTVVYAPKDTSQQYPMMLQRTCYSVAPYGDDEYKTSLGPNKYMMEDGYIFVYQDVRGRWMSEGDFDNMRPHIPGNNVKNKKDIDESSDTYDTIEWLLKNVKGTNGKVGQWGISYPGFYTAAALPEAHPALVASSPQAPIGDFFFDDFHHNGATLQSYLMAYPVFGHQTEPTTTSWYADKWDAMRAAGNLKDSYQFNLGLGSLKTVTEEIFPDNFFWKDVATHPNYDEFWQKRAIVNHLTDVDHAVMTVGGWFDAEDLYGPLTIYKNVERYNPKNKNNTIVMGPWSHGNWARERGAQMVNHIYYGDSMSTFYQKQIETPFFEHHLKGKKNPKLPEAYMFDTGLKQWEQFEKWPPEQDEIVFGFKENGELTINEEVEEDAMFSYVSDPMKPVPFRSEVTPVTFTPRAYMTDDQRHASRRPDVLTFTTDILEDDQRLSGEIQANLEVILKDIDDADFIVKVIDVYPNDMKNDPQTPEHITLAGYQQLVRAETFRGRFRNSFVTPEPFEKGKKTQVNFALQDVLHTFKKGHRIMIQIHSTWFPYIDRNPQKYVDNIFEANDDDFTAGTITITGNSMVKVGDNNMIELPARSPKQ
- a CDS encoding T9SS type A sorting domain-containing protein, which encodes MKIFTIVCLLMLPLFGVAQIGTDAPWMTDITPAKNANGITYDQVKSAGEAYWASHDKDAKGSGYKPFMRWLERAKPFLNADGTLQTVSQLQEIIESSNIAKSSNDDSQWNPVGPFDYKHTSSWSPGQGRTNTIAVDPNNPDIYYLGTPAGGMWKSTNAGIDWTPRTDFLSQIGVSAIAVDKNNSDIIYIGTGDDDAGDTASIGLLKSTDGGETFNETGLSFTGYDARISEVYIDPTNSRKILIASSRGFYVSNNAGTTVTKTFNGNIKDVKLNPSNPDMIYLATNSAFYRSMDGGSTFTQITSGLPATGISRIVIGVTAADANRVYLLAITNNGSLAGLYKSRNAGSTFSRTDDGTDILESTQGWYDLALEVSQTDEDVVYTGCLNVWKSSNGGRSFDRINTWNNPASSTYTHADIHQIREFDGELYVMSDGGIYRSTNNGRSFTDLTAGLQIGQFYRVAVGSDSSSNMAGGLQDNGGYTSSNGTWKNYHGADGMEAGVSPLDSNVRYGFSQFGGGLYVTSNSGETYSAIAGPEQGNWITPLKTNSKGDIYAGYKSLYKVEQGQFVAQSNAFAENLSVIEINPINDDIIYVAYDRQLFRSVDAGVNFTWLVEMPGPITAIEVNNNNDNTVYVSTAYSIGQVMRSDDMGMTFTDITSNLPQIGKNTIAHHINSADDALFLGTTIGVYKYDSVAGTWSKFANNLPNVSVTDLEINPVDQILTAATYGRGIWQTAVTPVSPQMDLSLQSVESTTGKIDCTDLGLRLQVSNNGLQDIDNFTITRTIGNDIIAQNFDMSIVAGQQQEIILSELNLPPGSYMVRVEVSTDGDAFLGNNFKERQFIQNQGSRIGDTYEFEQRSLVSVNSRGNESLWERGVPNGSILKDAESGRQVYGTNLNGNYPDLTKSFLYTGCYNFSNASNLVLEFDMAYDLEENWDVMYVEYSIDHGANWSLLGDASSETWYNSDRGPDGSNCFNCPGGQWTGTDSEMKPYATSLRNLAGQQDVVFRFVFESDQSVNNEGVILDNLKVTGTLNNASETSVDFAIFPNPSSGIFNINWKSDADYSITVHDLTGKMVLQQDAGANKNSTVNLEDMATGMYFMTITSGGNSATRKLIKR